Proteins from one Bradyrhizobium amphicarpaeae genomic window:
- a CDS encoding cupin domain-containing protein: protein MSVDIGGRLRFIRARQKLSQRELAKRAGVTNSTISLIESNQMNPSVGALKRILDGIPMGLAEFFALEPESRRKIFYRAEELTEVGKKPISYRQIGDNLFGRSLQILKERYEPGSDTGRVHLVHDGEEGGIVISGKLEVTVEDERRILNPGDAYYFESRRPHRFRCVGGKPCEVISACTPPTF, encoded by the coding sequence ATGAGCGTCGACATCGGTGGACGGCTGCGATTCATCCGGGCCCGCCAGAAGCTGTCGCAGCGGGAGCTCGCCAAGCGTGCCGGCGTCACCAATTCGACGATTTCGCTGATCGAATCCAACCAGATGAATCCGTCGGTCGGCGCGCTCAAGCGCATCCTCGACGGCATTCCGATGGGGCTCGCCGAGTTCTTCGCGCTGGAGCCGGAGTCCAGGCGCAAGATATTCTACCGCGCCGAGGAACTCACCGAGGTCGGCAAGAAGCCGATCTCGTATCGACAGATCGGCGACAATCTGTTCGGCCGCAGCCTGCAGATCCTGAAGGAGCGCTACGAGCCCGGCAGCGACACCGGCCGCGTCCACCTCGTCCATGACGGCGAGGAAGGCGGCATCGTGATCTCGGGCAAGCTCGAGGTCACCGTCGAGGACGAGCGGCGCATTCTCAATCCGGGCGATGCCTATTATTTCGAGAGCCGACGCCCGCATCGCTTCCGCTGCGTCGGCGGCAAGCCGTGCGAAGTGATCTCGGCCTGCACGCCGCCGACGTTCTGA
- a CDS encoding aspartate aminotransferase family protein, with protein MTLHQIPNTIKTDSFWMPFTANRQFKKAPRLFSSAEGMHYTTVDGRKVIDGSAGLWCVNAGHGRKQIAAAVERQLMTLDFAPSFQMGHPLAFDFAERLAEIAPKGLDRIFFTNSGSESVDTALKIALAYHRANGQASRTRLIGRERGYHGVGFGGTSVGGMVANRRAFTTLLPGVDHIRHTHDLTRNAFAKDQPEHGAELADDLERLVGLHGAETIAAVIVEPVPGSTAVLPPPKGYLQRLREICDKHGILLIFDEVITGFGRLGTPFAANFFGVTPDMMTTAKGITNGTIPCGAVFAHRKVHDAMMIGPENVMELFHGYTYSAHPTACAAGIATLDIYKDEGLLTRGASIAEYWRDALHSLKGLPNVIDIRNCGLMGAVELSPRDGAVGARGYDVMVDCFNRGLYFRMSGDSFALSPPLIVEKSHIDDIVSILGDAIKRVA; from the coding sequence GTGACCCTTCATCAGATTCCGAACACCATCAAGACCGATTCGTTCTGGATGCCGTTCACGGCCAACCGGCAGTTCAAGAAGGCGCCGCGCCTGTTCTCCTCTGCGGAGGGCATGCACTACACCACCGTCGACGGCCGCAAGGTGATCGACGGCTCCGCCGGCCTCTGGTGCGTCAATGCCGGTCACGGCCGCAAGCAGATCGCCGCCGCAGTCGAGCGCCAGCTGATGACGCTGGACTTCGCGCCGTCGTTCCAGATGGGCCACCCGCTGGCGTTCGACTTCGCCGAGCGGCTCGCCGAGATCGCGCCGAAAGGGCTCGACCGCATCTTCTTCACCAACTCCGGCTCCGAGTCGGTCGACACCGCGCTGAAGATCGCGCTCGCCTATCATCGCGCCAACGGCCAGGCGAGCCGCACCCGGCTGATCGGCCGCGAGCGCGGCTATCACGGCGTCGGCTTCGGCGGCACCTCGGTCGGCGGCATGGTCGCCAACCGTCGCGCCTTCACCACGCTGCTGCCGGGCGTCGACCATATCCGCCACACCCACGATCTCACCCGCAACGCCTTCGCCAAGGACCAGCCCGAGCACGGCGCCGAGCTCGCCGACGATCTCGAGCGTCTGGTCGGCCTGCATGGTGCCGAGACGATCGCCGCCGTGATCGTCGAGCCGGTGCCCGGTTCGACCGCGGTGCTGCCGCCGCCGAAGGGTTATCTGCAGCGCCTGCGGGAGATCTGCGACAAGCACGGCATTCTCCTGATCTTCGACGAAGTCATCACCGGCTTCGGGCGTCTCGGTACGCCGTTCGCCGCCAATTTCTTCGGCGTCACGCCTGATATGATGACGACCGCCAAGGGCATCACCAACGGCACCATTCCCTGCGGCGCGGTGTTTGCGCATCGCAAGGTGCACGACGCCATGATGATCGGCCCGGAAAACGTCATGGAGCTGTTCCACGGATACACCTACTCCGCGCATCCGACCGCCTGCGCCGCCGGCATCGCGACGCTCGACATCTACAAGGACGAAGGCCTGCTGACGCGCGGTGCCTCGATTGCCGAATATTGGCGCGATGCGCTGCATTCGTTGAAGGGCCTGCCCAACGTCATCGACATCCGCAATTGCGGCCTGATGGGCGCGGTCGAGCTCTCGCCGCGCGACGGCGCGGTCGGTGCGCGCGGCTACGACGTCATGGTCGACTGCTTCAATCGCGGGCTCTACTTCCGCATGAGCGGCGACTCCTTCGCGCTGTCGCCGCCCCTCATCGTCGAGAAGAGCCACATCGACGATATCGTGTCGATCCTGGGCGATGCCATCAAGCGGGTGGCCTGA
- a CDS encoding D-amino acid dehydrogenase: protein MKVLILGSGVIGVTSAYYLARAGHEVTVVDRQPEPALETSFANAGEVSPGYSSPWAGPGVPVKAVKWLLMKHGPLVIRPKLDPVMWVWLLKMLRNCTSARYAVNKSRMIPIAEYSRDALRDLRRDIGIQYDERSQGTLQLFRYQAQLDGTAEDIAVLKQYGVPYETLSREGCIAVEPALAGVKEKFVGGLRLPQDETGDCHMFTQALARHAEALGVRFMFNTGIDRIVTEGARVSGVVTSAGMLQADAYVLALGSYSSRLAAPLGISLPVYPVKGYSITVPIKDAAGAPESTVMDESYKVAITRLGNRIRVGGTAEISGFSTKLYDARRATLDHSLTDLFPRGGDLSKATFWSGLRPMTPDGPPVIGPTPYANLHLNTGHGTLGWTMSCGSARVLADMLSGKKPDIDVSALTVDRYNHRFG from the coding sequence GTGAAAGTTCTGATCCTCGGCAGCGGTGTCATCGGTGTCACCTCTGCCTACTACCTCGCACGTGCCGGCCATGAGGTGACGGTCGTCGACCGTCAACCCGAGCCGGCGCTGGAGACCTCTTTCGCCAATGCCGGCGAAGTGTCGCCCGGCTATTCTTCACCCTGGGCCGGGCCCGGCGTGCCGGTGAAGGCGGTGAAGTGGCTCCTGATGAAGCACGGCCCGCTGGTGATCCGGCCGAAGCTCGATCCCGTGATGTGGGTCTGGCTGCTCAAGATGCTGCGCAACTGCACCAGCGCGCGTTATGCGGTCAACAAGAGCCGGATGATCCCGATCGCGGAATACAGCCGCGACGCCCTGCGCGATCTGCGCCGTGACATCGGCATCCAGTATGACGAGCGCTCGCAAGGCACGCTGCAGCTGTTCCGTTACCAGGCGCAGCTCGACGGCACGGCTGAGGACATCGCCGTGCTCAAGCAATATGGCGTGCCCTACGAGACGTTGAGCCGCGAAGGCTGCATCGCCGTCGAGCCTGCGCTCGCAGGCGTGAAGGAAAAGTTCGTCGGCGGGCTCCGCTTGCCGCAGGACGAGACCGGCGACTGCCACATGTTCACGCAGGCGCTGGCCAGGCATGCCGAGGCGCTCGGCGTCCGCTTCATGTTCAACACCGGCATCGATCGCATCGTCACCGAGGGCGCGCGCGTCAGCGGTGTTGTGACCAGTGCCGGGATGTTGCAGGCCGACGCTTACGTGCTCGCGCTCGGCAGCTATTCGTCGCGGCTCGCAGCCCCGCTCGGCATTTCGCTGCCGGTCTATCCGGTTAAGGGCTATTCGATCACGGTGCCGATCAAGGACGCTGCGGGCGCGCCGGAATCCACCGTGATGGACGAGAGCTACAAGGTCGCGATCACGCGCTTGGGGAATCGCATCCGCGTCGGCGGCACCGCCGAAATCTCGGGCTTCTCGACCAAGCTCTATGATGCGCGCCGCGCCACGCTGGATCATTCGCTGACCGACCTGTTCCCGCGCGGCGGCGATCTCTCCAAGGCGACGTTCTGGAGCGGCCTGCGTCCGATGACGCCTGACGGTCCGCCCGTGATCGGCCCGACGCCGTATGCCAACCTCCACCTCAACACCGGCCACGGCACGCTCGGCTGGACCATGTCCTGCGGCTCGGCGCGCGTGCTCGCCGACATGCTGTCGGGCAAGAAGCCGGATATTGACGTGAGTGCGCTGACGGTGGACCGGTATAATCACCGGTTCGGGTAG